From Hallerella porci, a single genomic window includes:
- the mreB gene encoding rod shape-determining protein, with product MFGLFSCDIGVDLGTANTLVHVAGQGIVINEPTVVAMDRKNDRVTAIGSEAKKMLGRTPGANVAIRPMKDGVIADFQLVEILLSTFIKRVQKYPLFLVKPRVVIGVPSGITEVEKRAVTDAARMAGAKEVHLVHEPMAAAIGMGIPVEGPAGNMIVDIGGGTSDIAVIALNGIVCNASVRVGGDEMDEAIVNYLRKTYNLVVGESTAEQIKWQIGSAFPLEEELTMDVKGGDVMAGLPRTMTITSQEIREALNEPVTAIVDAVKQALALTPPELLADILDRGIIMSGGGSKLRGLDARIRKETGLSVNVIDAPLLCVCKGAARILEDLDKYRPVLISSMV from the coding sequence TTGTTCGGACTATTTTCTTGTGATATAGGTGTTGATCTTGGCACAGCGAATACCTTGGTTCATGTAGCAGGACAAGGTATTGTCATCAATGAGCCGACAGTTGTCGCTATGGATCGTAAAAATGACCGTGTTACCGCTATCGGTAGCGAAGCGAAAAAAATGCTCGGTCGTACTCCGGGAGCAAACGTCGCAATTCGCCCGATGAAAGACGGCGTGATTGCAGATTTCCAGTTGGTGGAAATTCTCCTTTCGACATTCATTAAGCGGGTGCAGAAGTATCCGCTGTTCTTAGTGAAACCGCGTGTAGTTATCGGTGTTCCTTCGGGCATTACCGAAGTGGAAAAGCGCGCGGTGACCGATGCGGCTCGGATGGCGGGCGCAAAAGAAGTGCATTTGGTGCACGAACCGATGGCGGCTGCTATCGGCATGGGAATCCCTGTTGAAGGTCCTGCGGGCAATATGATTGTCGATATTGGCGGTGGTACGTCGGATATCGCAGTGATTGCTTTGAACGGAATTGTTTGCAATGCGTCGGTTCGCGTCGGCGGTGATGAAATGGACGAAGCGATTGTGAACTATCTGCGGAAGACTTACAACTTGGTCGTCGGCGAAAGCACTGCAGAACAAATTAAGTGGCAAATCGGTTCGGCGTTCCCGCTCGAAGAAGAATTGACGATGGACGTGAAAGGCGGCGATGTGATGGCAGGCCTTCCGCGGACGATGACGATTACGAGTCAAGAAATTCGGGAAGCGTTGAATGAACCGGTTACGGCAATTGTCGATGCGGTGAAGCAAGCGCTTGCATTAACGCCTCCGGAACTTTTGGCAGATATTTTGGACCGTGGCATTATTATGTCGGGCGGTGGCTCAAAATTGCGCGGTTTAGACGCTCGTATTCGCAAGGAAACCGGTCTTTCGGTGAATGTTATCGATGCCCCGCTGCTTTGTGTGTGCAAGGGCGCTGCGCGCATTCTCGAAGATTTGGACAAGTATCGTCCGGTTTTGATTTCTTCGATGGTGTAA
- the mreC gene encoding rod shape-determining protein MreC encodes MQLLRFLGSILCKGHGLVLFLILLLVGISIRHLEKDGKETLIAGALSSIYYPAQLVVSSVNRIHSVTYENDSLKRENARLKLERDNLREGLEEANRLRELVHFDNVWEYPIVTARVIGQNPGRFLTTFVVNRGTDHGIEVDLPVFTTQGLVGRISAVSRSHSKVQLLPDPSLHVSILVQRTRVVGFLNGGSANTLQAFVPSYTGVREGDTLVTSGLGGIYPKGIGVGIVRSLEKGDLDVVTNIEVAPFQKFTRLEEVFIMQKRPDWIVQEMLKNAEVH; translated from the coding sequence ATGCAGCTTCTCCGCTTTTTGGGTAGCATTCTCTGCAAAGGGCACGGGCTGGTTCTTTTCTTGATTTTGCTTTTGGTGGGCATTAGCATTCGCCATTTGGAAAAAGACGGAAAAGAAACCTTAATCGCCGGTGCTCTTTCGTCGATTTATTATCCAGCACAGCTAGTCGTCTCTTCGGTTAACCGAATTCATTCTGTTACATACGAAAACGATAGTTTAAAGCGAGAAAATGCGCGGCTTAAATTAGAACGCGATAATTTGCGGGAAGGTTTGGAAGAAGCAAACCGTTTGCGGGAACTGGTTCATTTTGACAATGTTTGGGAATATCCGATTGTCACTGCCCGCGTCATCGGACAAAATCCGGGGAGATTTTTAACGACTTTCGTGGTGAACCGCGGAACGGATCACGGCATCGAAGTGGATTTGCCTGTGTTTACAACGCAGGGACTTGTCGGGCGCATTTCGGCGGTTTCGCGGAGTCATTCGAAGGTGCAACTTTTACCGGATCCTTCTTTACACGTTTCCATTTTGGTGCAGCGGACTCGCGTCGTCGGCTTTTTGAACGGAGGGTCGGCAAATACTTTGCAAGCGTTTGTGCCTTCTTATACCGGCGTGCGCGAAGGCGATACTTTGGTGACTTCGGGCTTAGGCGGCATTTATCCGAAGGGAATTGGCGTGGGCATTGTGCGTTCGCTTGAAAAGGGCGATTTGGATGTGGTGACGAATATCGAAGTGGCTCCCTTCCAAAAATTCACTCGACTCGAAGAAGTTTTCATTATGCAAAAACGCCCCGATTGGATTGTGCAGGAGATGTTGAAGAATGCTGAAGTTCATTAA
- the mreD gene encoding rod shape-determining protein MreD: MLKFIKHLLFFVIAIVLQTTLASWIGIYGQEPDFVLIFIVVMALSHGPVSGMLWGFFAGFSEDIFATVDWLGAQTLAFTCVGFGVGQLEEKFLRLNLATKVTLLGLAFMLNDLIYYIAIGVEREKVLPLFLGHTLPECFYTLLFGVICFLLLNRFDRVTHRNV, encoded by the coding sequence ATGCTGAAGTTCATTAAACATCTTTTGTTCTTTGTCATCGCAATTGTTTTGCAGACGACGCTTGCGTCGTGGATTGGCATTTATGGGCAAGAGCCGGATTTCGTTTTGATTTTCATCGTGGTGATGGCACTTTCGCACGGACCCGTTTCGGGAATGCTTTGGGGATTTTTTGCGGGATTTTCGGAAGATATTTTTGCAACGGTCGATTGGCTTGGCGCGCAGACATTAGCGTTTACTTGCGTCGGATTTGGCGTGGGACAGTTGGAAGAAAAATTTTTGCGGCTCAATTTAGCGACGAAGGTAACCTTACTCGGGCTTGCCTTTATGCTGAATGATTTGATTTATTACATCGCTATCGGCGTGGAACGGGAAAAAGTGCTTCCGCTATTTTTAGGACATACTTTGCCCGAATGTTTTTATACGCTGCTCTTTGGCGTGATTTGCTTTTTGCTGTTAAATCGTTTTGACCGCGTGACGCATCGCAATGTCTAA
- the mrdA gene encoding penicillin-binding protein 2 yields the protein MSKKTLTELPNRNIKSLAFMLLVAGVFLCLSIRLFYLQSVQYEANIQSADENRLRRIVLTAERGLIYDRNGTLLVGNRPSYQIVILPGEIRKMKAEKKEALFKKLIHVKDSQGEALFDSAVVDTMFQRSGWKSHGTLRILEDASEEQVSIMQERSGEFPGVTTVVESRRSYPYGTLAAHLLGYTGEISDEQLLLPEYAGYSSGDRVGQKGLEKQYDGEFRGEDGVKYVEVDAYGRQVRNIEGMQNVPSVPGYGMITTIDLDIQKVAEEALPDSVRGAVVAIDPRNGEILAMVSSPRLDPNIFSLKRRERNKGWAKVALDSTRPLMNRAVAGVYPPASVFKLVTSGAGLENRLVTGTTYMQKPCTGGYTFGARYQKCWGTHGNLNLVNALRLSCDVYFYQLGLMLGMERINEFGYRFGLGHKLGIDIPGEKQGWLPDSISFNERNKRSGWRWARGLILNLAIGQGQLVTPLQEAVLAGSIATGKGVYRPHLMKELRDVNGNLVGRYIPEKIFEGNMSESTHRALLAGMDSVVNHPGGTGKRAAIPGIRVGGKSGSGEWKKGEKTHAWFVAVAPLENPEIAVAVIQEAQGGGGSKSAPVCRRVMEAYFEKMHKKDSTEVKK from the coding sequence ATGTCTAAGAAGACTTTGACTGAATTGCCCAATCGCAATATAAAATCGCTTGCTTTTATGTTGCTTGTGGCGGGCGTATTTTTATGTCTTTCTATTCGATTATTTTATTTGCAATCGGTGCAATACGAAGCGAATATTCAAAGCGCTGACGAAAACCGTTTGCGCCGCATCGTGCTTACGGCAGAACGCGGACTCATTTACGATCGCAACGGAACTCTTCTTGTGGGAAATCGTCCGTCTTATCAAATCGTCATCTTGCCGGGCGAAATTCGCAAAATGAAAGCGGAGAAAAAAGAAGCGCTTTTTAAGAAACTCATTCATGTGAAAGATTCGCAAGGCGAAGCGCTTTTTGATTCGGCAGTCGTCGATACGATGTTTCAGCGGAGCGGTTGGAAGTCGCACGGAACTCTTCGCATTTTGGAAGACGCTTCGGAAGAACAAGTTTCGATTATGCAGGAACGCTCGGGAGAATTTCCGGGGGTGACGACAGTCGTCGAATCGAGGCGGTCGTATCCTTATGGAACATTGGCGGCGCATTTGCTCGGTTATACGGGAGAAATTTCGGACGAACAATTACTCCTTCCCGAATATGCGGGATATTCTTCGGGCGATCGCGTTGGGCAGAAAGGATTAGAAAAACAATACGACGGCGAATTCCGCGGCGAAGACGGCGTCAAATATGTGGAAGTCGATGCCTACGGACGTCAAGTTCGCAATATCGAAGGCATGCAAAATGTGCCATCGGTTCCGGGCTACGGGATGATTACGACGATTGATTTGGATATTCAAAAAGTCGCCGAAGAAGCGCTCCCCGATTCGGTGCGCGGGGCTGTCGTTGCAATCGATCCGCGGAATGGAGAAATTCTCGCGATGGTTTCGTCGCCAAGACTTGACCCGAATATTTTTTCGCTTAAACGCCGCGAACGCAATAAAGGCTGGGCAAAAGTTGCGCTCGATTCAACGCGTCCGTTGATGAACCGCGCTGTCGCGGGAGTTTATCCGCCGGCATCGGTTTTTAAATTGGTGACATCGGGAGCGGGGCTTGAAAATCGTTTGGTCACGGGAACGACTTATATGCAGAAACCGTGTACGGGCGGTTACACATTCGGAGCGCGCTATCAAAAATGCTGGGGCACTCACGGCAATTTGAATTTGGTGAATGCTTTACGGCTTTCGTGCGATGTTTATTTTTATCAGTTGGGCTTAATGCTTGGAATGGAACGCATCAATGAATTCGGTTACCGTTTTGGGCTCGGGCATAAACTCGGAATTGATATTCCCGGAGAAAAGCAAGGATGGCTCCCCGATTCGATTTCGTTTAATGAACGCAATAAGCGGAGCGGTTGGCGTTGGGCGCGCGGTTTGATTTTGAATTTAGCGATTGGGCAAGGACAGCTAGTGACGCCGCTTCAAGAAGCGGTTCTCGCAGGCTCGATTGCGACAGGGAAAGGCGTTTATCGTCCGCATTTGATGAAAGAGCTCCGCGATGTCAACGGCAATTTAGTCGGACGTTATATTCCAGAGAAAATTTTTGAAGGCAATATGAGCGAATCCACTCATCGCGCCCTTTTAGCGGGAATGGATTCGGTGGTCAATCACCCGGGTGGAACAGGAAAACGGGCTGCGATTCCGGGCATTCGCGTCGGCGGAAAATCGGGCTCGGGCGAATGGAAAAAAGGCGAAAAAACACATGCATGGTTTGTCGCAGTTGCTCCGTTAGAAAATCCGGAAATTGCGGTTGCGGTGATTCAAGAAGCGCAAGGCGGCGGAGGCTCGAAATCGGCTCCGGTATGTCGCCGTGTGATGGAAGCATACTTTGAAAAAATGCACAAGAAAGATTCGACGGAGGTAAAAAAATGA
- the rodA gene encoding rod shape-determining protein RodA encodes MKIDWLFLVLVFVLTCIGISLVYSATVNSEPIWHTSRWFRQIIYFFGGCALATLFAVVRIDYWQRLAFPLYFLTIAALAFVALGGGDAAKGAGRWIDFGFIKIQPSEFAKISFLIAMSKWLSTHRVNLLQPKTFVMPAVIFIVPFALVLKQPDLSTALVFTAVTIVGFYWAGLTVLDLCLLLSPGASIILSYPHIPYSQVLWGVLLCVVFLVLLFRKMPKKFVIFILTLNIVCGYASTMAWNSLEPHQRDRVMTFVDPMRDPRGAGYQVIQSEVAIGSGGLFGKGFGEGSQTNLAFLPEEHTDFIFSVLGEQFGFVGCVGILILYFAFLWRAMSICRLHLDPFVNHIVSGACTIFFFHITVNISMTLGLMPVTGLPLPFLSYGGSFMLTCMMLVGLLVNMRYQGSQLESNYN; translated from the coding sequence ATGAAAATCGATTGGCTGTTTTTGGTCCTCGTTTTCGTGCTCACTTGCATTGGGATTTCTCTCGTTTATTCGGCGACGGTAAATTCTGAACCGATTTGGCATACGTCGCGGTGGTTTCGTCAGATTATTTATTTCTTTGGCGGATGTGCGTTAGCGACTTTGTTTGCGGTTGTCCGCATTGATTATTGGCAGCGGCTTGCGTTTCCGCTTTATTTTTTAACGATTGCGGCGCTTGCGTTTGTTGCCCTCGGCGGCGGGGATGCGGCAAAGGGAGCGGGACGTTGGATCGATTTTGGATTTATTAAAATTCAGCCTTCGGAATTTGCGAAAATCAGTTTTTTAATCGCAATGTCCAAGTGGCTTTCGACTCATCGGGTGAATCTTTTACAACCGAAGACTTTTGTAATGCCTGCTGTGATTTTTATCGTTCCCTTTGCGCTCGTTTTAAAGCAACCGGATTTGAGTACGGCGCTTGTGTTTACCGCGGTGACGATTGTGGGATTTTATTGGGCGGGATTAACGGTTTTGGATTTGTGCCTGCTTTTAAGTCCGGGCGCATCCATTATTCTTTCGTATCCGCATATTCCATATTCGCAAGTGCTTTGGGGAGTTTTGCTCTGCGTTGTTTTCTTGGTTTTACTCTTCCGCAAGATGCCGAAGAAATTTGTGATTTTCATTTTGACTTTGAATATTGTCTGCGGTTACGCGAGTACGATGGCGTGGAATTCTTTGGAGCCGCATCAACGTGACCGCGTGATGACTTTCGTCGATCCGATGCGCGATCCGCGAGGCGCGGGCTATCAAGTGATTCAATCCGAAGTCGCAATCGGAAGCGGCGGACTTTTTGGAAAAGGCTTTGGAGAAGGTTCTCAGACAAATCTCGCATTCTTGCCCGAAGAACATACGGACTTTATTTTCAGCGTTCTCGGGGAGCAATTTGGCTTCGTCGGTTGCGTGGGAATTTTGATCTTGTATTTCGCCTTCTTATGGCGAGCGATGTCTATTTGCCGATTGCATCTCGATCCGTTTGTGAATCATATCGTTTCGGGTGCGTGTACGATTTTCTTCTTCCATATTACGGTGAATATTTCGATGACGCTTGGACTTATGCCGGTGACAGGGCTTCCGTTACCCTTCCTCTCTTACGGCGGATCGTTTATGCTCACCTGTATGATGCTCGTCGGGCTGCTAGTGAATATGCGATATCAAGGCAGTCAGTTGGAAAGCAACTACAATTAA
- a CDS encoding ComF family protein — protein sequence MKLWNGVSKFLFGGECLGCQRSDLPLDPWLCPNCKRELKRLAKSPRRPNPDVLCLYAMTPLTKSLVHGLKYGSMPGLASYLVKIALQEEESSEVLREWGRKLAFVPVPLHSARMRERGYNQAEKLAQTIARCSGGVVANALKRKTFRISQTQLSREGRASNVAGAFEWKKNFTWPEYHVPVIVDDVFTTGATTTACLYAFEKRKMGGAAKVCTLLREESATARIDFAADNAMEWNV from the coding sequence ATGAAACTTTGGAATGGCGTTTCGAAATTTTTATTTGGCGGCGAATGCTTGGGTTGTCAGCGGAGCGATTTGCCTCTCGATCCTTGGCTTTGCCCAAATTGTAAGCGGGAATTGAAGCGGCTTGCGAAGTCGCCGCGGCGACCGAATCCGGATGTGCTTTGCTTGTATGCGATGACGCCGCTCACGAAATCGCTTGTGCACGGACTCAAATATGGCAGCATGCCGGGACTCGCTTCGTATTTGGTGAAAATTGCGTTACAAGAAGAGGAATCTTCCGAAGTTTTGCGCGAATGGGGACGGAAACTCGCTTTTGTTCCGGTGCCTTTACATTCGGCGCGCATGCGGGAACGCGGATATAATCAGGCCGAAAAATTGGCGCAGACGATTGCGCGGTGCTCGGGCGGGGTCGTGGCGAATGCATTAAAACGCAAAACTTTCCGCATTTCGCAGACGCAGCTTTCGCGGGAAGGGCGAGCGAGCAATGTCGCCGGAGCCTTTGAATGGAAAAAGAATTTTACATGGCCAGAATATCATGTGCCGGTTATCGTCGATGATGTTTTCACCACGGGCGCTACGACGACCGCTTGCTTGTATGCGTTTGAAAAAAGGAAAATGGGCGGAGCTGCAAAAGTTTGCACATTGCTTCGCGAAGAAAGTGCGACGGCAAGAATCGATTTTGCCGCGGACAATGCGATGGAATGGAATGTATAA
- a CDS encoding VOC family protein codes for MKIEHIALYVNDLEKAREFFVKYFDAKANALYHNPKTNFRSYFLRFESGARLEIMTKPELCDAEKQINRTGFIHLAFSVGSQSKVDALTQKLKDDGYEVLSGPRITGDGYYERCVRAFEENQIEITV; via the coding sequence ATGAAAATAGAACACATCGCTTTATACGTGAATGATTTGGAAAAGGCGCGCGAATTTTTCGTCAAATATTTTGATGCCAAAGCGAACGCGCTTTATCACAATCCGAAAACAAATTTCCGCTCTTACTTTTTGCGCTTTGAATCGGGCGCACGCTTAGAAATTATGACGAAGCCAGAATTATGCGATGCCGAAAAACAAATCAATCGCACCGGTTTCATTCATTTAGCGTTTAGCGTCGGAAGTCAAAGCAAAGTGGATGCGCTCACGCAAAAATTGAAAGACGACGGCTACGAAGTTTTAAGCGGTCCGCGTATTACCGGCGATGGCTATTATGAAAGGTGCGTCCGCGCTTTTGAAGAAAATCAAATTGAAATTACGGTGTAA
- a CDS encoding CotH kinase family protein, whose translation MKFVLPAIFVASLSLFSACSDDSSLLDYANSEEELLLSSGWDVYSSSEKETEQSSSSIFNPFEMTSSAFSSSSQELTCQPIWAGNSAVTITEVMTRNVKWLDDLGKDPGWIELYNSSDKAVALDGYSLVEKTERPRKWVIVSDTIPAKSYRIIFASKRDITTPLVGIDSDEMHYRLHTNWKLEDNGGSVYLIQPNCEIADSATYPLLEGGVSWGKTADGWKYFAVPTPEMDNANSTGSSGFTAIPALEQSAGFYAEPVTITPPKMTDGSTVRCTFNGSIPTEETEEMTEAKEISQTTVVRCAAFKDGMITNKISTNTYFIGEEIHNMPVVSISVDSQFFKKHYLYTKAGSTTGGSPKSVDPNNTGLYADVEFPIHVEYFANGSASTGKDWEYEAGISMMGGYSRLEKKKSVAIKFGEEYQSGWLKYPLFETRKDKNSKFKGFNLRNNGNRFVSDYLEDAMGGAILEGSGVDYQRSHQVIVFYDGVYWGIHDMRERYNKNYVETNYDIDAGDVTMVKHINRKIEVNNGNLEYQVLLQYVADNDFSGENNLAYETVKAAMDVDNFAAYMAAEMYMHNGDWPNNNVRAWKSPYTKWKFMVYDLDHGMDWEWSVNGFWQSTNMFDWVKQGGYSSGKCYRNNSGDCFHTFYVKLIKNPDFRRMFINRAAVLLQENVNSENITNTLETMAGTLDADQISRDQDLFKQEFRYYRNSCGNGFSVSGSCMKTWALERDGVFRSELRDEFGLSGDISVSISSLGEGYVTLDGFMLPHKNYEGIFFEGNAMLLTAVPSGTGKFVSWEDGSTENPRLVMPTKGSAYVATFQ comes from the coding sequence ATGAAATTTGTTTTGCCTGCGATTTTTGTGGCGTCCTTGAGTTTATTTTCGGCATGTTCGGATGACTCAAGTTTGTTGGATTATGCAAATTCGGAAGAAGAATTGTTGCTGTCTTCGGGATGGGACGTTTATTCGTCTTCGGAAAAGGAGACGGAACAGAGTTCGTCTTCGATTTTTAATCCTTTTGAGATGACGAGTTCGGCATTTTCTTCTTCGAGTCAAGAATTGACGTGTCAACCGATTTGGGCGGGAAATTCGGCGGTGACGATTACCGAAGTGATGACGCGAAATGTCAAATGGTTAGACGATTTGGGAAAAGATCCCGGCTGGATTGAATTGTATAATTCGAGCGATAAAGCGGTAGCGTTAGATGGTTATTCTCTCGTCGAAAAAACGGAACGTCCGCGGAAATGGGTAATCGTTTCGGATACAATTCCTGCCAAAAGTTATCGCATTATTTTTGCTTCGAAGCGTGACATCACGACTCCTCTTGTAGGAATTGATTCGGATGAAATGCATTATCGTTTGCACACCAATTGGAAACTCGAAGACAATGGCGGCTCCGTTTATTTGATTCAACCGAATTGCGAAATCGCGGACTCGGCGACTTATCCATTGCTCGAAGGCGGTGTAAGCTGGGGAAAAACTGCGGACGGTTGGAAATATTTTGCGGTACCGACTCCGGAAATGGATAATGCAAATAGCACAGGTTCTTCGGGCTTTACTGCGATTCCTGCTCTTGAACAGAGCGCTGGATTTTATGCAGAACCGGTGACGATTACGCCTCCGAAAATGACGGATGGATCGACGGTGCGCTGCACATTTAACGGTTCAATTCCGACGGAAGAAACCGAAGAAATGACCGAAGCCAAAGAAATTTCCCAAACGACAGTTGTTCGTTGCGCTGCATTTAAAGACGGCATGATTACGAATAAAATTTCGACGAATACTTATTTCATCGGCGAAGAAATTCACAATATGCCGGTGGTTTCGATTAGCGTTGATTCGCAATTTTTCAAAAAACATTATCTATACACGAAAGCGGGCAGCACAACGGGAGGTTCTCCGAAAAGCGTGGACCCGAATAATACGGGCTTATACGCCGATGTGGAATTTCCCATTCACGTCGAATATTTTGCAAACGGCAGCGCTAGCACCGGCAAAGATTGGGAATACGAAGCAGGCATTTCGATGATGGGCGGTTACAGCCGCTTAGAAAAGAAAAAATCGGTTGCGATTAAATTCGGCGAAGAATATCAATCGGGCTGGTTAAAGTATCCGCTGTTTGAAACCCGCAAAGACAAGAACAGCAAATTCAAAGGCTTTAATTTGCGCAATAACGGCAACCGTTTTGTGAGCGATTACTTGGAAGATGCGATGGGCGGCGCAATTCTCGAAGGCAGCGGCGTGGACTATCAACGCAGTCATCAAGTCATCGTTTTCTACGACGGCGTCTATTGGGGCATTCACGATATGCGGGAACGTTACAATAAAAATTATGTGGAAACGAATTACGATATCGATGCGGGAGATGTGACGATGGTTAAACACATTAACCGTAAAATTGAAGTGAATAATGGAAACTTGGAATATCAAGTGCTTTTGCAATATGTCGCGGATAATGATTTTAGCGGGGAAAATAATCTGGCGTATGAAACGGTGAAAGCGGCGATGGATGTCGATAATTTTGCGGCTTACATGGCTGCGGAAATGTATATGCATAACGGCGACTGGCCCAATAATAATGTGCGCGCTTGGAAGAGCCCTTATACGAAATGGAAATTCATGGTTTACGATTTGGATCACGGTATGGATTGGGAATGGTCGGTGAATGGATTCTGGCAATCGACGAATATGTTTGATTGGGTGAAGCAAGGCGGTTATTCGAGCGGAAAATGTTACCGCAATAATTCGGGTGATTGTTTCCACACATTCTATGTGAAGTTGATTAAGAATCCGGATTTCCGTCGGATGTTCATCAACCGCGCCGCTGTTCTTCTCCAAGAAAATGTAAACAGCGAAAATATTACGAATACATTAGAAACTATGGCGGGCACATTGGATGCGGATCAAATTTCGCGCGATCAAGATCTCTTTAAACAAGAATTCCGCTATTATCGAAATTCTTGCGGCAACGGATTTAGCGTAAGCGGTTCGTGCATGAAAACTTGGGCGCTTGAACGCGATGGTGTTTTCCGCAGCGAATTGCGCGATGAATTTGGACTTTCGGGAGACATCTCGGTTTCGATTTCTTCTCTTGGCGAAGGCTATGTGACTTTGGACGGATTTATGCTTCCGCACAAAAATTACGAAGGAATTTTCTTCGAAGGAAATGCGATGCTTCTCACCGCAGTGCCTTCGGGAACAGGAAAATTCGTCAGCTGGGAAGATGGTTCTACCGAAAATCCGCGCTTGGTGATGCCGACAAAAGGCAGCGCATACGTGGCGACATTCCAATAA
- a CDS encoding ubiquinone/menaquinone biosynthesis methyltransferase, producing MLSPVRKMFDEISKSYDFLNHTLSCFQDILWRKACCRELKKRGAGKRLLDLCGGTGDFAVEFERIVGKPSVAILGDFSFGMLEHSCGKKTSAKPVQLDAMQMPFCENSFDVILNGFGMRNLPNAAGGLEESHRVLSAGGYLMVLDFFSPRNFFNRFFYKCLAPLFIPLLGSIFSGKRSAYEYLINSVLRFLPVSDFANLAKEKGFRVISIKPCFFGIAYRVLLQKGKTT from the coding sequence ATGCTTTCTCCCGTGCGCAAAATGTTTGATGAAATTTCAAAAAGCTACGACTTTTTGAATCACACACTGAGTTGTTTCCAAGATATTTTATGGCGCAAAGCCTGTTGCCGCGAACTCAAAAAACGCGGCGCAGGAAAACGCTTACTCGATTTGTGCGGAGGCACAGGCGACTTTGCGGTGGAATTTGAACGCATCGTGGGGAAGCCTTCCGTCGCCATTCTCGGGGATTTTTCGTTTGGAATGCTCGAACATTCCTGCGGGAAAAAAACTTCGGCAAAGCCTGTGCAACTCGATGCGATGCAGATGCCTTTTTGCGAAAATTCATTTGACGTGATTTTAAACGGATTCGGGATGCGCAATTTGCCGAATGCCGCAGGCGGTTTAGAAGAATCGCATCGCGTTCTTTCTGCAGGCGGCTATTTGATGGTTCTTGATTTTTTTTCGCCGCGAAATTTTTTCAATCGTTTTTTTTATAAATGTTTAGCGCCGCTTTTTATTCCGCTTCTCGGTTCGATTTTTAGCGGGAAACGTTCGGCGTATGAATATTTAATCAATTCGGTTTTACGCTTTTTGCCGGTCTCGGATTTTGCAAATTTGGCGAAGGAAAAAGGCTTCCGCGTCATTTCGATAAAGCCTTGCTTTTTTGGAATCGCTTACCGCGTTCTTTTGCAAAAAGGAAAAACGACATGA
- a CDS encoding UbiX family flavin prenyltransferase yields the protein MSRFILGVTGASGAIYAARTLWHLQRLGHSVSLIFTEMGKSVAEFEGQIEKFKSANCVLDVHNLFADCASGSSDFSGMAVVPCSMGTLGKMANGIADNLLVRAADVCLKERRPLVVVPREMPFNLIHLQNMEKLSLAGASIVAASPSFYRKPTTIEELVDSVVAKILSQLHLPNEIVSDWEKVR from the coding sequence ATGAGTCGTTTTATTCTCGGCGTGACGGGAGCTTCGGGCGCAATTTATGCCGCGCGGACTCTTTGGCATTTGCAAAGACTCGGCCATTCAGTTTCTTTGATTTTTACGGAAATGGGAAAATCGGTCGCCGAATTTGAAGGGCAAATTGAAAAATTTAAAAGCGCAAATTGCGTGCTTGATGTGCACAATCTTTTTGCCGATTGTGCAAGCGGAAGCTCGGATTTTTCGGGAATGGCTGTCGTTCCTTGCAGTATGGGAACTCTCGGGAAAATGGCGAATGGAATTGCGGACAATCTTCTCGTCCGCGCTGCCGATGTCTGCTTAAAAGAACGCCGCCCGCTCGTCGTTGTCCCGCGGGAAATGCCTTTTAATTTAATTCATCTGCAAAATATGGAAAAGCTTTCTCTCGCAGGCGCAAGTATTGTCGCAGCTTCTCCAAGTTTTTATCGAAAGCCGACGACGATAGAAGAACTCGTCGATTCGGTGGTAGCGAAAATTCTTTCGCAGTTGCATCTTCCGAATGAAATTGTTTCCGATTGGGAAAAAGTCAGGTAA